DNA from Candidatus Bathyarchaeia archaeon:
GTTTGCCCATCTTAAGAGCGAAATGTTGATGAAGGTCCTTCGAAACATCCTGAAGGTTGTATTAAGTGAATCGTTAGGTTTTGGGGTTTAAAGGGAATTTCCGCGGCAAGTTTTGGCTCAGCAAGGTTTATATTTAACACTTCAAAAAAAATTGTAATATCATGAAAGGTGGAAGCGATTGAATGAAATCAACGTGGAAGTAATCGGCGTTAACCCTCCCTGCAAGAGATGCGACGCCACGTGGAGAAACGTGGAGAAAGCCGCTTCAACCCTCCGATCTGAAGGCTTTGAAGTCTCGGTGAAAAAGCTTGACATCGCGTCGAAAGACGTGGTCAAGCGTTATGGGGCGTTAATGTCACCCGCCGTCGCCGTTAACGGAACCGTGAAGATAATGGGACGAGTGCCCGAATCCGATGAGGTTGAAAAAATACTCAGGGAAGCGGCGAAGTAACGGAAGCGGTTGGCGTGAGAGAAACTAGGCGTCTCATCCGAACAATTCTACTTTTCGCCTTCATCGCGTTC
Protein-coding regions in this window:
- a CDS encoding thioredoxin family protein — protein: MNEINVEVIGVNPPCKRCDATWRNVEKAASTLRSEGFEVSVKKLDIASKDVVKRYGALMSPAVAVNGTVKIMGRVPESDEVEKILREAAK